The DNA region GGCTAAGTAAGTAAAATTTAACTCATTAATATTGCCAAGGTATTGAACCATTACAACTCACTTGACATTTCCACTAATATGTTTTAATATGTATTGTTAATCAAAATTGCTCATTATAAATATTCAATCGGAGGCTTAAATGGAGAAAACAGCAATAGTCACAAAGATTCGCTCACGCATCAGTTATAATGCACCTGTAATTTACACTTATGCAATAATTTGCATGCTAATCCTGGCGCTAACCTCGATCTTTTCTGGACTACATGTCTTTGTTGAATCACCAGCTGAATTTGCCACGGACAAAGTATTATTTTGGCTTGGCTTGTTCACTCACATTTTTGGTCATTCTGGCTGGGAGCATTACGCTGCTAACTTTATGTTAATTGTGCTGATTGGTCCTTTGCTTGAAGAAAAGTATGGTTCTTGGTGGTTAATTCTAATGATTATCACTACCAGTATAATCACTGCGCTTTTCAACACCCTGTTATTTGATCATACGGTTCGGGGGGCAAGTGGAATAACCTTCATGTTTATCATCTTGGCATCTTATGCTGGAGCAAAAGTCAATAAAATTCCATTTGGTTTTCTATTAGCAATTCTAATCTTTCTCAGTGTGGAAGTTGTGGGTATGTTCAATGATGATAACATTGCTCACTTTAGTCACTTAGTGGGCGGTGGTTGTGGGGCCTTTATGGCAAGTTTGTATATCAAACTACAACACAAAATACAAGCTAGACGTTTAGCTAAACAACCCAGTGATGAATTTGCAACTGAACCTTCACCCGCCCCAATTAACCCGGCAACTGGTGAAATTGATTTAGAAAAACTATTAAGCGATTAAATATAAAAGGTGTAGTTAACATTGTAACTACACCTTTTTTGTTTACTTGATAAAAATCACTACTTGTTCTTTCACCTGATCATCTTCAACTGGTGAAATTACGACGTCAAACTGTCCAAGAAAACCTTTGGTCAGTTTATTCTTGCGGAAACTGCCAGTTTGCAATTCCCCGAACTTATCACTGTCCAGCTTAGCCCAAGTTTTCAGAGCTGAACACATCAACGGCAAAAGACTCAGTGGCGGTGATTTGGGTCGACAGAGCTCCTTCTTGTCATCATGAACAGAAATATTCAGCGCACGATAATTCTGCCCCTTTACCTTATTGCCTGGTTCAAGGTGAACCTTCTTGGCTCCACTTTCTTTGGCTCGCTCAAGGATTGCCAATAACATCCAACCTGCTGTACTTTCCTCAACCTTCAAAGAATGGCTAACCTCAGCCTCTGGCTCCGAAGTCTTGTCATCTTTTTTGACTTCTTCAGCAACCGTCTCCTCGACCCCAGGTTGCTCTTGCACCTTAAGATACTTCTCAATAGCCGCCCGAATCTCCTTGCTTGTTGCTCTATAATACTTGAACGTCACGTTCAACTTGACCGCTCTAGCAACAGCGAACAACATCCCGGAATCTTCGGTCACAGCCACATGAACTTCGTCGCCCTTTCGATCAAAAGCAAAAACCAAACTACGAAATGCTTCATCTTTGGTGAAAACTTCCAAAGCCTCAGCTGACGGAACAACCTTCTTAAGTTTCATCTCAGGAAAACTACGGACCATCAAGCTTCGTGAATTGGTCAGAAAGTATCGAGTGAGAGCAAAAGCACCTTTGGCCGCTTGCTTGGCTTCATCTCCAGTTTCTAGTAATTCTTTAGCATCTTCCGGATCTACTAAACCATTTGCAACCGCTTTGTCCATCAGCTCCTTTAAACTAAACTTACTCATTGAATCCTCCTTGCCCCGAAGTCTTTCGACCATCGGAAGAATGTACTTCAGGGCTGATTTTAGATTAATCGTGACAACTGAAGTTCGAACCCTTCTTGACCTGCCTGTTCACTTAAAACTATTACCTGAACTAGTATTTTAACTCCTCCGATAAGTTTAATTTCAAATTCTCTTTTGTCACCTGGCCTACCCTTCTCTACTTGGAATCCTGACCTTTTACGGATCTCAGCAAACAAGTACTGTTTATTATCTCCCGAAGTTGTAATAGACTGTCGGACGTGACCGTGCAGGCAATGATAGACTTCCAACTCACCAGCCTTTGCCATCAAAGTAACTGAATTCAAACCTAAATCCACAACGTGAGCAATTAACAGTTTTAAAAAAAGGGCACTACTTCTTTTCATCCCCTCTTCTGATACAAGAATACTACTACTAAGCTCATCAAGATTAATTGTATTCCCCATTGTGATCTCCTATGAGATTTTTAATGATCTTAACATCAATTAAGCTTAGATTACTTTCTTTACTGTGTCAACACTGAAACATTATTTAAACAAAAAAGGCCTGTCTCATAAGACAAGCCTCTTTTTAATATTTACATTACTTGTATTAATAAATATATCCCCAAAATCAACGCAATAACAATATCAAGTGCCCAAAGCCAATTATTTTTCATGAAGTACTTAGCTAAATGCATTGTTTCTTTGGGAAAAAATAACATGAACAGTCCCTTAATTAAAGTAAGCCAACCAATAACTGTGATTACAATTCGCCAAGCATCAACCCAGACATTGTGTCCGAAAATCATTAAAAGACCAATAACCAAAGTGAATGTTCCAAATAAAAAAACCCAACCTTCATCATGTTTAATTTCTTTTAAAACTTCATTGAAAAACTTTTTACGTAGGGCCATAAACAGAGCCATGACCACAAAGAATAAGCCAAATACTTTGGCTAATAAAATTGAAGTGAACATAAGGATTTACTTATGAATTATTAATTATATTATAACACAAAAATATTATTATTTGTAAAAAAATAAAAATCGCCCAGTATGGGCGATTATAGCTTACTTAAAGGTTCGCATGAAACTAACTATTTCCGAACCTGACTTATCACGAAGTGATTCAACCAATCTTGGCTGAGCTTGAAGACAATCACGTGAATGCCTAGCACGATTATACCAGAACTCTGCTCCTACCCTATCCTTCAACACGCTACAAGCAATACTTTCAGCCAACCAATCCTGATCATCAATCGACAAAATCTCGCGTTGCCAAAAAAGCTCAATTAACCAGGCGTGAAACATTTCATGTGCAAGGACACCCAGAAACATGGAGTGTGGGAGCCCATACAAAATTTCAATGCTGTGATGTTTCAGAATTTTTATTTTTCCAATTTCAGCATAATGAAAAACGCAATGCCCTAAACACGTTGAATCTGGTTTAACAAAAGTTTTTTGTAGTTTAGAATAATCAACAACAGCAAAACTTGTTGGTCTTTGGATTTTACAACCAAGGTTCTTGAAAATTATTTCCATTTGAGTGATATCATTTTTTCCGATACTGTGTACTGCCGTTGTCGCGCAACCAGAACATAACTTCCGATGGTCTGGTAAACGCAGAAGAGTTTTGTCACTCAATTGTTTAGCACAAGCAAAACACTGTTT from Candidatus Falkowbacteria bacterium includes:
- a CDS encoding rhomboid family intramembrane serine protease: MEKTAIVTKIRSRISYNAPVIYTYAIICMLILALTSIFSGLHVFVESPAEFATDKVLFWLGLFTHIFGHSGWEHYAANFMLIVLIGPLLEEKYGSWWLILMIITTSIITALFNTLLFDHTVRGASGITFMFIILASYAGAKVNKIPFGFLLAILIFLSVEVVGMFNDDNIAHFSHLVGGGCGAFMASLYIKLQHKIQARRLAKQPSDEFATEPSPAPINPATGEIDLEKLLSD
- a CDS encoding protein DA1 — protein: MKCDCGKQVAKCDRYNGVLFCDYCKHDRRPVCPLCARSILDRYFVIVDGDNAYHVDCYKQNTSQCSICRQVIDGGHWVGDHGLICESCFNPSKQCFACAKQLSDKTLLRLPDHRKLCSGCATTAVHSIGKNDITQMEIIFKNLGCKIQRPTSFAVVDYSKLQKTFVKPDSTCLGHCVFHYAEIGKIKILKHHSIEILYGLPHSMFLGVLAHEMFHAWLIELFWQREILSIDDQDWLAESIACSVLKDRVGAEFWYNRARHSRDCLQAQPRLVESLRDKSGSEIVSFMRTFK